A window of Clostridium botulinum BKT015925 contains these coding sequences:
- a CDS encoding type II secretion system F family protein, with amino-acid sequence MGIYRFKAIDLKGNLIRGKRSALKEAEFITSMRKEGLFVLDYKLINNLNIIKLFKKVTSMDIGVMCKQLGELLKAGVNIETALEVLENQKINYLIRDSLKIIRRDIERGRTLFQSINKFSKIYPEFMRQMIFIGEKSGNLDNIFIKLAKYYMDQHRMKKKIKNAIMYPLCVLIMTIIVTLFITFRIIPKFVDNFIKVNKSIPIGIQRILKFNKIITSYNFYIVIFSIGIIVYKLYKKGCFQILLEKIIFKSSLGLVYKEIYETNIIKSLSILLDSGIPIINSLDIIVNSINNKVLKDKLLKVICEIKEGNSLEDALKKEEMFNDFFLCMISVGEKIGKIEELINNAVTIKEEDIENLINRIVKSIEPITIIILGVIITFIMMNILMPMMSTMDSII; translated from the coding sequence ATGGGTATATATAGATTTAAAGCAATTGATCTAAAAGGAAATTTAATTAGAGGAAAAAGAAGTGCACTTAAAGAAGCTGAATTCATTACTTCTATGCGAAAAGAAGGTCTATTCGTATTAGATTACAAACTGATAAATAATCTTAATATAATAAAATTATTTAAAAAAGTTACGTCAATGGATATAGGAGTAATGTGTAAGCAGCTAGGAGAATTACTTAAAGCAGGAGTAAACATAGAGACAGCATTAGAAGTTCTAGAAAATCAAAAGATAAATTATTTAATTAGAGATAGTTTAAAGATTATAAGAAGAGACATAGAAAGAGGAAGAACATTGTTTCAGAGTATAAATAAGTTTTCAAAAATTTATCCTGAATTTATGAGACAAATGATATTTATAGGAGAAAAAAGTGGGAATTTGGATAACATCTTTATAAAATTAGCTAAATATTATATGGATCAACATAGAATGAAAAAGAAAATTAAGAATGCTATAATGTATCCTTTATGTGTATTAATTATGACTATAATAGTAACCTTATTTATAACATTTAGAATAATACCTAAATTTGTTGATAATTTTATTAAAGTAAATAAATCTATACCTATAGGTATACAAAGAATATTAAAGTTCAATAAAATAATAACTTCATATAACTTTTATATAGTTATTTTTAGTATAGGGATTATAGTTTATAAATTATATAAAAAAGGATGTTTTCAAATACTTTTAGAAAAAATCATATTCAAATCTTCACTAGGATTAGTTTATAAAGAAATTTATGAGACTAATATTATTAAAAGTCTTAGTATTCTTCTGGATAGTGGTATTCCAATAATTAATTCCCTTGATATTATTGTCAATAGTATAAATAATAAAGTTCTAAAAGATAAATTATTAAAGGTTATTTGTGAAATAAAAGAAGGAAATAGTTTAGAAGATGCACTCAAAAAAGAAGAAATGTTCAATGACTTTTTTTTATGTATGATTTCTGTAGGAGAAAAAATAGGTAAAATCGAGGAATTAATAAATAATGCTGTAACAATTAAAGAAGAAGATATAGAAAACTTAATAAATAGAATAGTTAAAAGTATAGAACCTATAACAATTATTATATTAGGAGTCATTATAACATTTATAATGATGAATATCTTAATGCCTATGATGAGCACTATGGATTCAATTATTTAG
- a CDS encoding IS6-like element ISCbo1 family transposase, with amino-acid sequence MNKANKKITCPRCYSHKLYKFGKDKEGNQKYQCKECKRQFAPSATPKERQLKDYPRCPVCNKGTFIHHNYSNYINYRCNDKKCNHSFFVAKPTAISPSSNTTIQGKLNFKGMRFPIHIILMALDLYFLNESSTRRISQYLFRTFNVKVSHVTIASWTKKFAAYFKLKSDNLFYNIDLSDSDEWHADETVVFINGKKHYLWLVIDSESRLIISYHLSPYRDAKQAFSLFNDAKKLGSPRAIVTDRLPSYNIPIKSVFQDTLHIKVQSFKDDISNNIIESFNKTFKSWYKGLKGFNSFDSANKLISVFIFHYNFIRNHSSLRSLTPAEVSGINYSVKAKNNWLLTA; translated from the coding sequence ATGAACAAAGCTAATAAAAAAATTACCTGTCCTAGATGTTACAGTCATAAGCTATATAAGTTTGGAAAAGACAAAGAAGGAAATCAAAAATATCAATGCAAAGAGTGTAAAAGACAATTTGCACCATCGGCTACGCCGAAAGAGCGTCAGCTCAAGGATTATCCTCGTTGTCCTGTCTGTAACAAAGGAACCTTTATTCATCATAATTATTCAAATTATATTAACTATCGTTGTAACGATAAGAAATGTAATCATAGTTTTTTCGTGGCGAAGCCTACGGCTATAAGCCCATCAAGCAATACCACTATCCAAGGTAAACTTAATTTTAAAGGTATGCGCTTTCCAATTCATATTATATTAATGGCTTTAGACCTTTACTTTCTTAATGAAAGTTCTACAAGACGTATATCTCAATATTTGTTTAGAACATTTAATGTAAAAGTATCTCATGTTACTATTGCAAGTTGGACTAAAAAGTTTGCTGCATATTTCAAATTGAAATCTGATAATTTATTTTATAATATTGACTTATCAGATTCTGATGAATGGCACGCAGATGAAACTGTTGTATTTATAAATGGCAAGAAACATTATCTATGGCTTGTTATAGACTCAGAAAGTCGATTAATTATCTCTTATCATCTATCCCCATATAGAGATGCTAAACAAGCTTTTAGCCTTTTTAACGATGCTAAGAAATTAGGATCTCCTAGAGCCATAGTTACTGATAGATTACCATCTTACAATATTCCAATAAAATCAGTATTCCAAGATACATTACACATAAAAGTACAATCTTTTAAAGATGATATTTCAAACAATATTATTGAATCTTTTAATAAAACATTTAAGTCTTGGTATAAAGGTTTAAAAGGCTTTAACTCTTTTGATAGCGCCAATAAGTTAATATCGGTATTTATATTTCACTATAATTTTATTCGTAATCATTCCTCACTACGTAGTTTAACACCAGCTGAAGTATCAGGAATCAATTATTCAGTTAAAGCTAAAAATAATTGGTTATTAACTGCCTAA
- a CDS encoding ComEC/Rec2 family competence protein translates to MKISLKSKIRFMKSLIVCFMLMLGISTTSFAATKTFSSKTVDSQKIFNIKFNKNINVETIKNKIVVKKSNGTIISTQIDVENNMVKVKAPESGYIPGEYTLSILDNIKSTFNKSSKHNYIMKFNVVTNKNIGNLKVHYINVGQGDSILIQQDEHNMLIDAGPNAAENTVVNYIRSLGIKRLDYVIGTHPHEDHIGGLDKVIDSFKIGQVLMPNKISTTGTYKDVITSIKNKNLKITSPVPGTTYKLGVAEWSIFAPVKDKDYESVNNYSIVQKLKFGNTSFVFTGDAEAVSEMEMIKGGYALQADVLKIGHHGSKTSTCQAFLDKVNPKYALISCGKDNKYHHPNESTMNRLKAKEIKIYRTDESGTVIATSDGKDITFNCKEGTYNNGETNKPSTNSDVKAVCKEGTVYITKSGKKFHRDDCGELRKSKFAINREDAIKKGYIPCSKCNP, encoded by the coding sequence ATGAAAATAAGTCTGAAATCTAAAATTAGATTTATGAAGAGTTTAATTGTATGTTTTATGTTAATGTTAGGTATAAGTACTACATCTTTTGCAGCTACTAAGACCTTTTCATCAAAAACTGTAGATTCACAAAAAATATTTAATATCAAATTTAATAAGAATATTAATGTAGAAACTATTAAAAACAAAATCGTAGTGAAAAAAAGTAATGGTACTATAATAAGTACTCAAATAGATGTAGAAAATAATATGGTCAAGGTAAAAGCTCCTGAAAGTGGATATATACCTGGAGAATATACTTTAAGTATATTAGATAATATAAAATCAACCTTCAATAAGTCAAGTAAACATAATTATATTATGAAATTTAATGTAGTTACTAATAAAAACATAGGAAATTTAAAAGTACATTATATAAATGTTGGACAAGGAGATTCTATCTTAATTCAACAAGATGAACACAATATGTTAATTGATGCAGGTCCTAATGCTGCCGAAAATACTGTAGTAAATTATATACGTTCTTTAGGAATAAAAAGATTAGACTATGTTATTGGAACACATCCACATGAGGACCATATAGGTGGACTTGATAAGGTTATAGATTCATTTAAAATAGGTCAAGTTCTTATGCCAAATAAGATAAGTACTACTGGAACATATAAAGATGTAATAACTTCTATCAAAAATAAAAATTTAAAAATAACAAGTCCAGTTCCAGGTACAACATATAAATTAGGTGTAGCCGAATGGAGTATATTTGCACCAGTTAAAGATAAGGATTATGAAAGTGTAAATAATTATTCAATAGTTCAAAAGCTTAAATTTGGCAATACAAGTTTTGTATTTACTGGAGATGCAGAAGCTGTTTCTGAAATGGAAATGATTAAAGGCGGATATGCTTTGCAAGCTGATGTATTAAAGATAGGTCATCATGGTAGTAAAACATCTACTTGCCAAGCATTCTTAGATAAAGTTAATCCTAAATATGCGTTAATTAGTTGTGGTAAGGATAATAAATATCATCATCCTAATGAATCAACTATGAATAGATTAAAAGCTAAAGAAATAAAAATTTACAGAACTGATGAATCGGGAACGGTAATTGCAACAAGCGATGGAAAAGATATAACTTTTAATTGTAAAGAAGGAACTTATAATAATGGAGAAACTAACAAACCAAGTACTAATTCAGATGTTAAAGCTGTATGTAAAGAAGGTACAGTATATATAACTAAGAGTGGTAAAAAGTTTCATAGAGATGATTGTGGTGAGTTGAGAAAAAGTAAGTTTGCAATTAATAGAGAAGATGCTATAAAAAAAGGATATATTCCGTGCAGTAAATGCAATCCATAA
- a CDS encoding type II secretion system protein, translated as MKKNLKVKFYIKSKTKGFTLIELIVVMAIILVMASFLIPKFNGYRGKAQRLKVVDTGRQIYLTAMESYAENNGKFNNQKLLDTSKELLGIDNLQILNAGEDNFVINYHVDEKPYILKFNKNENDFCIEDNSGSKLYPNNNEKNDIKTYGENINNGTHKVDEGNKKSNED; from the coding sequence ATGAAAAAAAATTTAAAGGTTAAATTTTACATTAAGAGTAAAACTAAGGGTTTTACTTTAATAGAACTGATAGTAGTTATGGCAATAATATTGGTTATGGCTAGTTTTTTAATACCTAAATTTAATGGTTATAGAGGAAAGGCTCAAAGATTAAAGGTAGTAGATACAGGTAGACAAATTTACCTTACAGCTATGGAAAGTTATGCAGAAAACAATGGTAAGTTTAATAATCAAAAACTTTTGGATACTTCTAAAGAACTTTTAGGCATTGATAATTTGCAGATTCTTAATGCAGGAGAAGATAATTTTGTTATAAATTATCATGTAGATGAAAAACCATATATTTTAAAATTTAATAAGAATGAAAATGATTTTTGTATAGAAGATAACAGTGGTAGTAAATTATATCCTAACAATAATGAAAAAAATGATATAAAAACATATGGTGAAAATATAAATAATGGCACTCACAAAGTAGATGAAGGTAATAAAAAATCAAATGAAGATTAA
- a CDS encoding prepilin-type N-terminal cleavage/methylation domain-containing protein, with the protein MKIKKGYSLIELLVVLSIILLFIGYCGFKCNKFKEVYSNNIEVDFCNNYILHMLQNTSMYCKNKDKSGRLDFGFDNKVKFYCDEKLIKLYEIPKGFKFVNTNLFNCNIKINNLGVIYTACKISYKDKKEKSHDITIRVGSHYVKVK; encoded by the coding sequence ATGAAGATTAAAAAAGGATATTCATTAATAGAGCTTTTAGTAGTTTTAAGTATTATACTTTTATTTATAGGCTATTGTGGGTTTAAGTGCAATAAATTTAAAGAAGTTTATTCAAATAATATAGAAGTAGATTTTTGTAATAACTATATACTACATATGTTGCAGAATACTTCTATGTATTGTAAAAATAAAGATAAAAGTGGAAGATTGGATTTTGGATTTGATAATAAAGTAAAGTTTTATTGTGATGAAAAGTTAATAAAACTTTATGAAATTCCCAAAGGGTTTAAGTTTGTAAATACTAATTTATTTAATTGTAATATAAAGATAAACAATTTAGGAGTAATATATACGGCATGTAAAATAAGTTACAAAGATAAAAAAGAAAAATCACATGATATAACTATAAGGGTTGGAAGTCATTATGTCAAAGTTAAGTAA
- a CDS encoding GspE/PulE family protein — translation MLRQDPDIIMVGEIRDSETANISIRAAITGHLVLSTLHTKDASSTAIRLSDMEVSDYLIADSLVAVIAQRLVRKICPYCKEEYIPSNKERKLLNLHDNMKVYKGKGCKFCNGSGYKGRRAIFEIMYLDDIHRELLREKETSKKIKEYSVEKGMMDIRSKHRELVLKGITTIEEMMRNSYGYI, via the coding sequence ATTCTAAGGCAAGATCCTGATATTATAATGGTGGGCGAAATAAGAGATTCAGAAACAGCTAATATTTCTATTAGAGCCGCTATAACAGGACATTTAGTATTATCAACACTTCACACAAAGGACGCATCTAGTACAGCAATAAGGCTTAGTGATATGGAGGTATCTGACTATTTAATAGCGGATTCTTTGGTAGCTGTAATAGCTCAAAGATTAGTTAGAAAAATATGTCCTTATTGTAAAGAGGAATATATTCCTAGTAATAAAGAAAGAAAATTATTAAATTTACATGATAATATGAAAGTTTATAAGGGTAAGGGGTGTAAGTTTTGTAATGGAAGTGGATATAAAGGGAGAAGAGCTATATTTGAAATTATGTATTTAGATGATATACATAGAGAACTTTTGAGAGAAAAAGAAACTTCTAAAAAGATAAAAGAGTATAGTGTGGAAAAAGGTATGATGGATATAAGGAGTAAGCATAGGGAGCTTGTATTAAAAGGTATTACAACGATAGAGGAAATGATGAGGAATTCTTATGGGTATATATAG